In the Archocentrus centrarchus isolate MPI-CPG fArcCen1 chromosome 19, fArcCen1, whole genome shotgun sequence genome, AGGTAGGCTTATCAGCTCTGCTTATCATTTCCTCACTGCTGCAGTATGAGCAGAAAACAAAGAGTATCCGAGGTACTTTCCTACAAGCTAGTTCAGTTTCTCCAACTTTTCCACAGAGGGCACCGCAGGCTTTGAGCCTCCTCCCgagcaacaacagctgcagaatcAGGTTGCGATTGGTGGACACCCGTTGCCTGGGCAACAGCAGTATCCAGTAATGTATGAGGGTGCAGTTAGTGAAGCTGGGTTGCCTGAGCAACCAGCACATCCAATTGGGGGAGCAGAGGGAGGGGCCTATGATGAGCAGTTGGCGGCACAGTTCCTACAGACAATGAACAAGACCAGAGATGGAGATAATTTCAGTAAGTTgggggggtgctgctgtatCAGACAAATGGGAAttttacacagacacactgaaatgACATCCATCACACAGTATTCAAATGGAATATGTTTAACAGGGCCATTAAATGCAGTGTGCCCTGCCTATGTGAATAACAGGGACAGAGTGGAACTGAAAGCATCTTTCCTCATACACTTTCCCTGTTTCTGAATCCATAGGGACTCATTTCAGGATATCAGTGTACTACAGAGGAGTGAAGGTCTCTGAgcaggtggttgagaatgaagCTGGAGTCCACTTGGTTTATAGGTAAAGGAAACATCTGACAGATGCTCAGCATTTCCAGTTCAAATATACTGATACACACTGAGTTAAATATGCTTACTTATTTTCTTGCCTAGAGTGATGAACTGTGCTAGATGCTACTCTTGTTTCTGTCTGGGGAAATGTATAGCTGAGGTCAGAAGCTTAAGTTGGTGTGAAAGCATGACTACCATCTTTttctgaagggaaaaaaaaatctaaagctCATATCTTTTGTAactctctgttttattttaataataaaacagtgaCTAAATAATGAATGTATTTACTTAGTAAGTACGCCTTCACCAGGCAAAATATTttgagggggagaaaaaaagcttAGAATAAGGTTGACATTACACTGAAAATGTGATCACAATCTTTGCTTAATACGATCAGTAattatgaagaagaaaaaaaggaggcaTCACACAAATAAGTCCATCACTTTTACTTCTGTAACCATATTGCAGCACTTTAAGCATCAGTGCAACaactgcagtgaaaacaggAATAATGAATGTAAAATGTGGTTTATTGGACTTGCATCTTTTATTGAACTAATTATAGTTTAAATATTAGTACTCTAAAGTACCTCTTTGGGTACTAGTAAACTAGAAAATGCTGGTTTCATTGTACAGTTTCCCAATTTGTAGTGCAAAGCCATTTCCAGTATAGACACAAGAGTAATATCAAAATTCTTGTTTTAATCTAAGCAATATTCTCAgagatctgaaaataaaaatggttgtCTTCACATCAGGACTGATCTCAGTGGGACAGTTTTGGATCATAAGACAGGGCTGTCTATAGTCTCTCTGCCAAGTCCTGGAGCCATGCTGGATCAAACCCAAGCCAACCTCACCCAGCGGATTCTGAACATGCTGGGTGATGGCTTGGAAGTCGGGGTGTCGGGCCAAGTGGTCTACGGCCAGCGACGGGGGGAAAGCAAAGCTTTCTGGAGCTTCTCCAAATATGACCAGACCAGACAGCCCCGAGAGATTTCCAAACTGCATCCTCAGCCCCTTTACATGTTCAGGGATTTTGTTCGAGGTGGGCGAAAGGAATAATTCTTCAGCTTTTGTGAGTTTAGTGAATTTAGGCACAGTTTCTTAGGTATTGTCTCATTTCTCCTTAGGAATAAAGGACTTCATTGAGGAGAAAGCGTCAGAGTGCCCTCCCTGCTCCCTGTTCTTCTGTATTGGAGAGAAGTGGCCTGACCTAGACAACAGGCCTTGGGAGAGAAAACTCATCATGGTGGAGGTGAGGAAactttgaaatatttaaaacatgcaaacactgtTGTGCTCTCACAGATCTCAAGCAGTATTTCAGATaggcaaatatattttttttccccattctgcTGCACAAACTTGTATTAAATTTCATGAGTGATCAACCTCTAAAATTGCCCTCTCAAGAGGAGGGAGCTGTACTCAGCAGCACTTTTCAAGAGGCAATTTTGTCTCAGTATTGATTAGCAGCACAAAGGGAACAGAGCCTGAATACCGGTGCTGACAGCTGATCCTTCAGGTGtaaaaggtttcttttttttccgcTCCTCAGCCTCCACACAGGACGGCATGCTGAGAAATCAAAAGCTTTTTACAAAAAGTTTCTCAAAGAAACCAGCTTGACGTGTCTCATTGCTCGACCTTTCTCTGATTTCACGGCTGCTGTCAAGCTCAAATGTGCCGCCTTGCTCCCGTCACTCTCGCCCTTGCCTCTGACTCCTGCTCCTAATTTATTTCCTCCTCTCAGGTGGTCCTGATTTCGATGGAGCTACTGAAGAATATTGCTGTTGAAAACGGCGCCTCCTCCCTGAAGTCCGTGGAGCTGCAGATGTCCCTCGAAGAGATGATGATGGAGTCCTGAGACTTGGAAGCAGTCACTGTTTACCCATTCAAGATCTTCAGTCTTAATATCTTAAAACATCTCAGTTCTGCACCAAAAAGATTATATCATGTGATGATGGTTCATAATTACACTGGTGACTTATTAGCTGGTACTTCACAGGGGATCAAATGGTGCAACTTGTACCCTCTTGGATTCAAGTATGCACTTATTTTTTAGTCACAGGAACACAGTCAGGAATTATTTGATAGGATCTTTGGTGCTAATCTAACTGAAAATCTACATTCGGTGCACTCCTCTCtctcagctttgtttttttcccctaaattGACCTAATGTTACTCAAAGTGAAACGGCCCACCCAGAAGCCATCAGCCTTCCTGCTGATGAACTTATTTGTTACAATAATCGGGCTAATGTTGTGGAATTAATGTGCCAACAGGCAAAATGTAATACAGTGAAGTGAAAATTACATTAATGCCTTGAACTCAACTTCTGAGTTGTTGAGTCAGAGACACTGCTGATATAAAGTTATAAACTGATATAAAGTTCAAGCTGATTTTAACACTGTAGATGTGGCCGGGGCTTCAGGAGCCAGTGTAAggattttttgacatttttagcCCAGTATGAGGAACATACACCTCAGCATACTGTGCAGATATTAGCTGCAGCCCATTAGGCATTTCCTCAGAGGCAATGTTCTAGTGAAGAATAGATGATATTACTGCAAACATCTAAATACGCAATGTCAGATAATTAGATTTTAACACTTTATTGAAACATTAATGTGTATTATTCCTTCTCAGGATCTACTACATATTCAGAATTGCATTCTCACCATTATGATCTTACACGTGACCatattgctgctgctgtatgTTATCAGTATCAatcaaaaggagaaaatatatgaaattatcttttttttttaaaaacctttctTAAATGTATTCACGCTCAGCATAGCTGGGTTTAGTTGAGAACTACATCCCTCTCTTTTCATGTCATCCATGCAGACACAACACACCTTTCCCACTGATAACCTTTACAAGTAAAATGTTTAGAAAATAATAACGATAAAGTGAATGAAACTGATGATCTGAAATCAGTCCTTGTTGCCTTCGTCTGTTTCTCCCTCATTCTCTGACTCAGACTTCGCCTCCTCAGAGAGAGGGTTTTCCTTTAGTCCTGACATCGGGACGAGCTTCCCCTCTTCATCCACTCCCATCGGCTGGATGATGTTGTCTCTGCAAAGTAAATGGGATGCAGACAATTAAATCATCAGCAGTAACATAGTTCTCATCCTGGTAATTAACTGCTGTAACTTAGGAGAATAGTTCTGATACATATGCAGTGAAGTTTGGTGGCAAACTTTTGAGTTTACAGATCCTAATTTAGCTTTAACAGAtttgattttggtttttttttcaataatgttATACAATTTCATTtacattcactcagctgtatcgTACAAGACCAAAATCCGACTTTTACATCTCTTGGTATTTCTTAACATTTCACAAATTTAATGACTGCTTGACCCATTAATACTCATCAAGGAACTTCCTCTGCAGCAACACACTATGacactgcagaggaaacactggAATTAGCTTTAGTTATTTATAGATCTACGGTACATTGGACACTGTTTTTTGCAActctgttttttctgtatttgtaccTTtctaaattaaactgaactttTATTGTGGTGGACAGCAGTTCatgttcattcatttttatttcatattttgaaaCTGTTACCCCTTAGATTGTTTCCTGTGGGAGTTTACTGTAAATCCTTGTCTCGGAAGACTTTCCTGTATCTTGCATGTCTGTAGCTGTTTGTCCTTTTGCTGACCTGGACAGCTTGTTGAAGAGCATGATCAGCCTcttggcctcctcctccttctcctcctctgtcatgcCCTCCATAGGGTCTGGCTGATCTGCCTCCACCCGTCCCGTCACCGGGTTGATGCGGTCTTTGACCTGCCGGTACTCCTCTGTGTCTGAATCTGAGTCGCTGGAATACTGGGTATCTGAGAAGGAGGCCCTGGGCCCCTGGCCCCCCAGCAGGCCCCTGGTGGCCAACAGACCTGCTGCGTTACCGTAACCTGTGTACTTCACAAAACGCCTCACTGGGAAAAGAACCATCGGTAATTTAAATCAGACATGAAAGAGAAAATACAGACAAAACATTTCAACACCActgaataatatatatatataatatatatatattcagtggATCCTGAAAACAAGAATATCAAGACTATATAAAtatgctcttttatttttatatgtcactgatgctcttatttattgttatattttattgatgctcttATTTTTGGGTGTTGACTtttatgtttgtcttttgttgtttttattcttccttgttcagcactttggtcagtgcttgctgttttaaagtgctctataaataaattggcTTGGCAAATAATAATGCACAAACAAATACcttaatcataaaaaaaagctAACACATCCTTTGTTTTAATATTATCTGATAATTTCAATATGCAATATTCTATTTTATCGTCAGACTGTAACTTCactctttttttattcttcttaccATTTTCCTTGCAGAGGACAAAGATGAGGTCAGCAGCGCAGTGTTTGAGGTCGGTGTCCAAATGAGTCATGAGGCGAATCAGACGGTTCTTCACTGTGGTGCCTTCTTCTGGCCTCTGTGATACGTCTCTCAGAGGAGGCAGGATCTAATGAGGAGGGCAGATTATAGCTTCAATGttctttaacagttttttttaaaatgagcaaTACCATTTTGACCACTCACAAATGAAGTAAAATATGCTGTTTACTTCATAACGGTGCATTTGAAGGTCCAAGACAAATCAAATATAAAGTGAAAAATCATTTCTCATAGTGTGCTGGAAGCAGGAGAAGGATGTTTAGGGATGAGCTGGAACAAGTTTGATTTGTGACAGCTCCAACTCACATCTTCCTGGAATTAAAGGATCTGCAGCTAAAATCTTTGTGCTACAGTACTGCGCTAAAGTCTTGAGtgacccctcatttctttatgctttgttttttaagtggtcttgggCAATAGTTcaccaggctttctgaaagtctgtttttctttggacattggctgctttttcactcactttcaatccagtccttgtGCCTAAACCttttcagtggatttttttttgttttgtttgttaagacTGCATTATGCAAAATttcacaagaactggactgaaaatcagtggcaacaggtcttatggagttaTGAATCCAAATTGGTTCAGACTGTGGTCAGTATGTACAAAGGCGGTCAGGAGAGAGGAACAACAGTGAGTTGTTtcacagccatctgtgaaacacagtggaggctctgtcatggtttggagctgcatttcagccagtggtgttggagagtTTGTTAacattgatggaattatgaatgcaaaaaAGTACCATTAGACTTTAATCCAACATGCAATAATAGCTGGGAACCACCTgaatggcaacagcttcatttttcagtataaCAAtaaccccaaacacactgccagtgcagtaaaagcatacctggatagaaaagagACAATGCAACAGCATTAGTCATGTATTGGCctcccagagcccagacctcaacattattgaagcagtgtgggatgaTCTTGACagacaacagaacaaaaggcaaccaacatctaaagaattgctttgaatgtccttcaaggagcctggagaattattcctgaagaaaatacaagaaagctgcctcagagagttcaggctgtgctgaagaataaaggttgGAATtgtaaatactgactttcaagctttttAAGATTGTGCAAacactttatactgtatttcattgtatgtacattttcttagcaaaatataaagaaatgatgggtggttcaagacttttgcacttttACTGTACATACTGCGAGACATGCTAATTCTTATAGAATCTGTGCCTTTGCAGATCAGAAATGCTTTGGTTACATGCAAATGACCTGGACATTAAGTGCTCATAATGTTCTGGCTCATCAGTGcaattcaaacattaaaaagcaaCGGCGATGGGAGCATCTCTGAGGTGTAATATATTACATATTTTCTGATGTAGTGCCGTGTTTCTCTGTGAGCCCTGCAGCTCTCCGTCAGCAGAATGAGGATTGGTGTCAGCTTCTCTTTGATCTTATCTCCCTGAAAAGCACATAAAACAAACCCTCTCCAGTTATTTCAGTAATACCAGATGCTCCCGTTTGCATACTGCAAAATGTAAACTTTAAGaacaaatgatgaaaaaaaaaaaaaaaagcaaaacaaaacacaaatggaTCCAAAAGGATTGCCAGAAACATAGCTCTTTCTACACCCTCACCGCCTCCAGGCGTCTCTCCATGAACATCAGCAGCGTGTGGACACAGTCCATATTGACCCCCTCACACTGCTCTGAATCTGGCTCCAGAGGCACCATCAGCAACACATCAAGACATTGCAGAGGAAGCGCTGACAGCAGGTTCACTGTGTGACTGCAGGAGTGAGAGAAGGTCACAGCAACATAGTGTGTTTTGATAGAAAAGGGTGGGAAACCTATTCCATATTCTGGTTTTCCTTGTTGAGACAgataaggattatttttgaaCAGCGAATCATGAAAAGTTATTCCAGTAGAGcctgaaaattaaaaaggaaCCGAAAATGAATGGAATAGATCCTGTTTAAATATTTGGTGTCATTTGGCAGGATGGATTATAAAGTATTTCATCCAAAGATATAAAAAAGATACTAAAATACACTAGCAGTTATtagaattata is a window encoding:
- the irf3 gene encoding interferon regulatory factor 3 isoform X1, encoding MSHTKPLLIPWLREQINSGRYPGVHWTNPERTKFCIPWKHALRQDSSDTDSLIFKAWAEVSGNGRAHGDPSVWKRNFRSALRAKGFKLVDDNKNDAANPHKIFHWPEESASKAKSNAGSQEQDDTDLFADLGLPSQESQVIPCFEECLLLPEDAVFTAESAASPDILQECLKGMNIGPETEGTAGFEPPPEQQQLQNQVAIGGHPLPGQQQYPVMYEGAVSEAGLPEQPAHPIGGAEGGAYDEQLAAQFLQTMNKTRDGDNFRTHFRISVYYRGVKVSEQVVENEAGVHLVYRTDLSGTVLDHKTGLSIVSLPSPGAMLDQTQANLTQRILNMLGDGLEVGVSGQVVYGQRRGESKAFWSFSKYDQTRQPREISKLHPQPLYMFRDFVRGIKDFIEEKASECPPCSLFFCIGEKWPDLDNRPWERKLIMVEVVLISMELLKNIAVENGASSLKSVELQMSLEEMMMES
- the irf3 gene encoding interferon regulatory factor 3 isoform X2 gives rise to the protein MSHTKPLLIPWLREQINSGRYPGVHWTNPERTKFCIPWKHALRQDSSDTDSLIFKAWAEVSGNGRAHGDPSVWKRNFRSALRAKGFKLVDDNKNDAANPHKIFHWPEESASKAKSNAGSQEQDDTDLFADLGLPSQESQVIPCFEECLLLPEDAVFTESAASPDILQECLKGMNIGPETEGTAGFEPPPEQQQLQNQVAIGGHPLPGQQQYPVMYEGAVSEAGLPEQPAHPIGGAEGGAYDEQLAAQFLQTMNKTRDGDNFRTHFRISVYYRGVKVSEQVVENEAGVHLVYRTDLSGTVLDHKTGLSIVSLPSPGAMLDQTQANLTQRILNMLGDGLEVGVSGQVVYGQRRGESKAFWSFSKYDQTRQPREISKLHPQPLYMFRDFVRGIKDFIEEKASECPPCSLFFCIGEKWPDLDNRPWERKLIMVEVVLISMELLKNIAVENGASSLKSVELQMSLEEMMMES